The following DNA comes from Puniceicoccaceae bacterium.
CCAATTGAATGGGTGCAACTCCACTCGCAATGACTCCGGGAGTGGCTTCCGCTCCGAAAGCAACATGTTTTCGGCAGCCTGCTGCTCCGTTCGCACTCCGGTAATGACCGTGCTCACAGCATCGCAGTCGAGTGCGAAACGAGCCGCCGCCTCCCGAATACTGTAGCCTGAACCGTTCAGACACGCCTCAATTCGCCGAACCCGCTGCGCTGTTCTCGCCTGCCGATCACCCGCAAAATAGCGACTGCGGAAGTCTCCTGACGAAAACTCCCGCTGTTCTGAAAATCGCCCCGCCAGTGAACTCTCATCAAACACCACCCTCACAATCACTCCGGTTTCCGTCTGTTTTGCGACCGGAAGCAACTCTGCAGCTGGTTCCTGTTCAAAGAGGTTATAGATCACCTGCACCGTATCCACCAAACCGTCGCGCATGAGATCAATCACCGCATTCTGGTCGTGTTCCGGAGTGGAAACGCCCACCCATCGGATGCGTCCCTTTTGCTTCTGCTGCTGCAACCATTCCAGTGCAGCCGGGTTGCGGTTCCAGGCGCGTGTCCAAGTGTGCAATTGCAACAGGTCGATGCAGTCGGTCTTCAAATTTTTCAACCGTGTCACCAAACTCTGTTCCAGATACGAAACCGGATAGCGATCATGGATCTCGCAATAGGGTGACGGTGGCCACGGACCGGGCATTACCGGATGTATCTTCGTGGCAACGTACACCAAGTCCTTCCCTTTCTGCTCCAGTGCCTTCGCGATCACCTGCTCCGAGCGACCGTCTCCATATCCTGCAGCAGTATCAATGAAATTACATCCCATTTCGATCGCTTTGTGGATCGTTCGGATAGACAGATCCACAGGCTGTTCGCCCCAGTCACTGCCCATCGCCCAAGTTCCAATGCCGATCTCGGATACCTGCACACCACATTTGCCCAACGCACGATAGTTCATCAATATCCTCTCCTGCTGAAATGGCGAAGGCCCAAGGGGGTTTCCCTTGAGCCTTCATTGGGTGCAGGGCCTGGATTTGAACCAGGGACCTTCAGGTTATGAGCCTGACGAGCTACCGGACTGCTCCACCCTGCAACACACATAAAGTTCCATGTATGAATCGTCTCCTGCCTGGACTCAAGCTTTTATTTCAAAAATCCGGATAAAGTGTTTATCGTAAATCTCTGCAGAAGGGTGGATTCTTGAATTGTAAAGGTTGCAAAAGCAAAGTAGACCTATGCGGACTGAAAATTCGAGATACGGCCTTATCAAGGCGCCTTGACGCACCCAACAACATGACCATCAGGATTTCCAGACTACCACTTCCCCCCTTGATAGCCCTGATTCTGCTGCTTGCAGGATATGCGTCCCCATCCCTCTCGGCTGACAGCGATCTGATAACCTCAACACTGGAAGCCACCCAAGATCCACCACCAGAAGCACTTGAGGATGCTCTCAGCCGCATTCCCGCCGCTCTGCAGGAAGCCCAGCGACTAGGGCGCTTTGCGGACACAATCAAACTCCTTGAGCAAGCAGCCCAACTGGCTGAACGCAAAGCAGACTGGGTCGAGGGAACCCGTTTTTGGAAAACAGCGATCAAGCTTGCAAGCCAACACCTCGATGCGTCGGACATCGCGCGCATGCGCATCGCATTCGCAGCCTTCCTGCGTAACGCAGCAACCCCCGACAAGGCCCTCGCTCAACTTCGAATGGCCGAGACTTACTTTCGGGAACAACGAAACGCTCCTTCATCCATCACAGTACAACAGGAAATTGCCCTGATCCTGGCTGAGCAGAACCAAGCCGATGCTTCCCTGGCAGCCGCCAACGCTTCAGTCTCATCGGCCATCGCACTTGGAGACCTGAACCTGATGGGAGAGACCCAGCAAACCCGCGCGCTCTGCGCCATGATTCTGGAGCAAAGCCACCAGCGGGAACTCGCGCATGCCATCCTGCAGCATATTCGCTTGCTGCATGCCCAGGAGAGCATCGAAAAGGCAATCTCGACCCACCATCAGACTGCACTTCAATCGCTCGAAAGTGCTATCGGTTATTTTGCTCAAACTGGAGCGGACGCCAGACGTGCGACCAGTCTGAAACTGAAGGGAGACATTTTCCTGAGAGCGAGTCGCATCGCGGATGCCCGCCGCTACTACGAAGAAGCATACCAGGCCTTCTCAACCACCACCCAACCCTCTGGGCTTGTGGAACTGCAGGTTGCCCTTGCGGTTTTGGAAACCATTAACTCCTCAATGGACTCGGCTCTGTTGTGGATCAATCAGGCAATCCAGTCCTCCAGCACCCACCCAGACCTAGCCTGGATCCTTTTGCTCAAGGCGGAAATCGCCTTACAGGACTTCAATGATACCTTGGCAAAAACCACCCTGCAGCAAGCCATTGCCATAGCAGATTCCCAGCACGACCTCGATGCGCTCATTGCTCTGCATCAACTGCGATCCCTTGTCGAAATTAACCTTGGAAACTTCAGGGAAGGGTTTGATGCGCTCGACACCGCAACGCAGTATCAGGTTCAGCAAATCCATGCTGAAAAGGAACAGATCGAAAAGGCTCGGATTTCCGATTTGCATGACCAGCATGCCACGTTGAGTGCACAATTCCAGGAGCGCGAGCAACTGCTCGAAACCCGACTGTTCGAGTATCAGGTGATCGTACGCAATCTGTGGATCATCGCAGCCATATTTACCGTCTGTTTTGCGGGTTGGTTCGCACTCAAACTGCGCCGAAACCGACGAAAGGAGCAAGAGTTGCAGGAACTCCGGAATGCATTGCACAACAGCCGTGAAGCACTGCGTCAGTCAACTGATGATCACCTCACCTTGTTCAAGCATCTGGCACATGAACTCCGCACCCCAATGAACGGCATTGTGGGATCCATCCCGCTGCTGTATGATACCACCCTGTCCCCACTTCAGGAAAATTGTGTCAACATCCTCGATGTCAGCA
Coding sequences within:
- a CDS encoding aldo/keto reductase — protein: MNYRALGKCGVQVSEIGIGTWAMGSDWGEQPVDLSIRTIHKAIEMGCNFIDTAAGYGDGRSEQVIAKALEQKGKDLVYVATKIHPVMPGPWPPSPYCEIHDRYPVSYLEQSLVTRLKNLKTDCIDLLQLHTWTRAWNRNPAALEWLQQQKQKGRIRWVGVSTPEHDQNAVIDLMRDGLVDTVQVIYNLFEQEPAAELLPVAKQTETGVIVRVVFDESSLAGRFSEQREFSSGDFRSRYFAGDRQARTAQRVRRIEACLNGSGYSIREAAARFALDCDAVSTVITGVRTEQQAAENMLLSERKPLPESLRVELHPFNWPKGFWYGGK
- a CDS encoding response regulator, whose amino-acid sequence is MTIRISRLPLPPLIALILLLAGYASPSLSADSDLITSTLEATQDPPPEALEDALSRIPAALQEAQRLGRFADTIKLLEQAAQLAERKADWVEGTRFWKTAIKLASQHLDASDIARMRIAFAAFLRNAATPDKALAQLRMAETYFREQRNAPSSITVQQEIALILAEQNQADASLAAANASVSSAIALGDLNLMGETQQTRALCAMILEQSHQRELAHAILQHIRLLHAQESIEKAISTHHQTALQSLESAIGYFAQTGADARRATSLKLKGDIFLRASRIADARRYYEEAYQAFSTTTQPSGLVELQVALAVLETINSSMDSALLWINQAIQSSSTHPDLAWILLLKAEIALQDFNDTLAKTTLQQAIAIADSQHDLDALIALHQLRSLVEINLGNFREGFDALDTATQYQVQQIHAEKEQIEKARISDLHDQHATLSAQFQEREQLLETRLFEYQVIVRNLWIIAAIFTVCFAGWFALKLRRNRRKEQELQELRNALHNSREALRQSTDDHLTLFKHLAHELRTPMNGIVGSIPLLYDTTLSPLQENCVNILDVSSRSITTLINDISDLTQLNSGRLQLASEPLSLAQIVETVVHLFEADTEYNRVELLSDIPSDPIPLVDADPNRIQQILITLTGWALQRTPEGQVSLHLMWLEPHSGNKCNFRIVVETSGYELSPDTRNQLFEIHPSSTPQSSANPSSMMGMSLTQKLIDMMQGGITVIPGNPGGTRIQVDLPLPIHGWHPEWHKPEPLERFPRKRALIVDSSQRAAQILARHLQCWAMHSEHVEDVSSANNLLEHTHGFDIIFLDSAQADPGLTLLEQIAAIRSHADYSQTPIVLMTRFSQQQSSLELHRQPFIYHLSKPLTLHLLHNTLCRIFSSKSSLAKSYATLTPESTSAAEAAPESHTENPRHPRGFHFMPYILPMRRDIDVDPGLTILLAEDNPVNQKVTSLMLKKMGYDIDIVPNGKRAVEAVQEGRYDVVLMDKIMPILDGLGAAREIRKLENITQPIIIALTASATMEDEIACRKASMDNFLAKPVQLDKMKAALGFATHELKQRRLAQQETFPRSET